A region from the Mycolicibacterium litorale genome encodes:
- a CDS encoding M24 family metallopeptidase, translating to MTLSQRRDRLRGRLAAAELDAMLVTDLINVRYLSGFTGSNAALLVRVSDTTPVLATDGRYRTQAARQSPDAEIVIERACGPALAARAAGDGLRRLGFESQVVTVDGHRRLVQAADHTELVRAAGMVEALREVKDAGEVALLRLACEAADAALADLLAGGGLRPGRTEKEVRRDLEALMLDHGADGPSFETIVAAGPNSAIPHHRPTDAVLTTGDFVKIDFGALVSGYHSDMTRTFVLGRAEDWQREIYDLVATAQRAGTDALAAGVTLSEVDAASRQVIADAGYGECFGHGLGHGVGLQIHEAPGINAAAAGTLLAGSVVTVEPGVYLPDRGGVRIEDTLVVGSQANTETDTPDLLTRFPKELAIID from the coding sequence GTGACTCTTTCCCAGCGTAGAGACCGGCTGCGCGGTCGGCTGGCCGCCGCCGAACTGGATGCGATGCTGGTCACAGACCTGATCAACGTCCGGTACCTGTCCGGTTTCACCGGATCCAATGCCGCGCTGCTGGTCCGCGTGTCCGACACCACCCCGGTGCTGGCCACCGACGGCCGCTACCGCACACAGGCCGCGCGGCAGTCACCCGACGCCGAGATCGTCATCGAACGCGCCTGCGGGCCCGCGCTGGCCGCCCGCGCCGCGGGCGACGGTCTGCGCCGCCTGGGCTTCGAAAGTCAGGTCGTGACCGTCGACGGCCACCGCCGCCTGGTGCAGGCCGCGGACCACACCGAACTCGTCCGGGCGGCCGGCATGGTGGAGGCGCTGCGGGAGGTCAAGGACGCCGGTGAGGTGGCGCTGTTGCGGTTGGCGTGTGAGGCCGCCGACGCGGCGCTGGCCGACCTGCTGGCGGGCGGCGGTCTACGGCCCGGCCGCACCGAGAAGGAGGTGCGCCGGGATCTGGAGGCCCTGATGCTCGACCACGGCGCGGACGGTCCGTCGTTCGAGACGATCGTCGCGGCCGGACCCAACTCCGCGATCCCGCATCACCGGCCCACCGATGCCGTGCTGACGACCGGCGACTTCGTCAAGATCGACTTCGGCGCCCTGGTGAGCGGCTACCACTCCGACATGACCCGCACGTTCGTGCTCGGCCGGGCCGAGGACTGGCAGCGTGAGATCTACGACCTGGTCGCCACCGCGCAGCGCGCCGGCACCGACGCCCTGGCGGCCGGGGTGACCCTGTCCGAGGTCGACGCCGCATCACGGCAGGTCATCGCCGACGCCGGCTACGGCGAGTGCTTCGGTCACGGCCTCGGCCACGGGGTCGGGCTGCAGATCCACGAAGCGCCGGGAATCAACGCCGCGGCCGCCGGTACACTGCTTGCTGGCTCCGTGGTGACGGTGGAGCCCGGTGTCTATCTGCCCGACCGGGGCGGCGTCCGCATCGAGGACACGCTGGTGGTCGGCTCCCAGGCGAAC
- a CDS encoding B-4DMT family transporter: protein MSKWLLRGLVFAALMVIVRLLQGAMINAWETRATTISIVLVTIYAIVAFAWGFVDGRRDARRNPDPDRRSDLAMTWLLAGLFAGIVSGLVAWFIGIFYKNLYVEALLNEITTFAAFTALLTFLLAITGVALGRWLVDRKAPDLPRRREGEDDDRADTDVFAAVRPGGADDSAHQQTSPVATEAPPEQRA from the coding sequence ATGAGCAAGTGGCTACTGCGCGGACTGGTGTTCGCGGCCCTGATGGTGATCGTCCGGTTGCTGCAGGGAGCGATGATCAACGCGTGGGAGACCAGGGCGACGACGATCAGCATCGTCCTCGTCACGATCTACGCGATCGTGGCGTTCGCGTGGGGGTTCGTCGACGGCCGCCGCGACGCCCGGCGCAACCCCGACCCGGACCGCCGCTCGGATCTGGCGATGACGTGGCTGCTGGCCGGTCTGTTCGCCGGCATCGTCAGCGGGCTGGTCGCCTGGTTCATCGGAATCTTCTACAAGAACCTCTACGTCGAGGCGCTGCTCAACGAGATCACCACGTTCGCGGCGTTCACCGCCCTGCTCACGTTCCTGCTGGCGATCACCGGGGTGGCGCTGGGCCGCTGGCTGGTCGACCGCAAGGCGCCGGATCTGCCGCGCCGCCGCGAAGGTGAGGACGACGACCGCGCCGACACCGACGTGTTCGCCGCGGTGCGGCCCGGCGGAGCCGACGACTCCGCGCACCAGCAGACGTCGCCGGTGGCGACCGAGGCGCCGCCCGAGCAGCGCGCCTAA
- the aroB gene encoding 3-dehydroquinate synthase has product MTEPVTVDVLVDPPYPVIIGTGLLGDLGRLLEGRHKVAILHQPTLTQTAEAVRAHLADKGIDAHRIEIPDAEAGKDLPVVGFIWEVLGRIGVGRKDAIVSLGGGAATDVAGFAAATWLRGVDIVHVPTTLLGMVDAAVGGKTGINTDAGKNLVGAFHQPAAVLVDLATLETLPRNEIVAGMAEIVKAGFIADPQILDLIENDPEAAIDPTDDVLPELIRRSVAVKAEVVAADEKESALREILNYGHTLAHAIERRERYRWRHGAAVSVGLVFAAELGRLAGRLDDQTADRHRSVLTSLGLPVGYDPDALPQLLEYMAGDKKNRSGVLRFVVLDGLAKPGRLEGPDPSLLAAAYSVIGGDQ; this is encoded by the coding sequence GTGACAGAGCCGGTGACCGTCGACGTCCTGGTCGACCCGCCCTACCCGGTGATCATCGGCACCGGGCTGCTCGGTGACCTCGGCCGGCTGCTCGAAGGCAGGCACAAAGTGGCGATCCTGCACCAGCCGACGCTGACGCAGACCGCCGAAGCCGTGCGTGCTCACTTGGCGGACAAGGGAATCGACGCCCATCGCATCGAGATCCCCGACGCCGAAGCGGGTAAGGACCTGCCCGTGGTCGGCTTCATCTGGGAGGTGCTCGGCCGCATCGGCGTGGGGCGCAAGGACGCGATCGTCAGTCTGGGTGGCGGTGCGGCCACCGATGTCGCCGGCTTCGCGGCGGCGACGTGGCTGCGCGGCGTCGACATCGTCCACGTGCCGACCACGCTGCTCGGCATGGTCGACGCCGCGGTGGGCGGTAAGACCGGCATCAACACCGATGCGGGCAAGAACCTCGTCGGCGCGTTCCATCAGCCTGCCGCGGTGCTCGTCGACCTCGCGACTCTGGAGACCCTGCCGCGCAATGAGATCGTCGCCGGGATGGCCGAGATCGTCAAGGCCGGCTTCATAGCCGACCCGCAGATCCTCGACCTCATCGAAAACGATCCCGAGGCCGCGATCGACCCCACCGACGATGTTCTGCCCGAGCTGATCCGGCGATCCGTCGCGGTCAAGGCCGAGGTGGTGGCCGCCGACGAGAAGGAGTCGGCGCTACGCGAGATCCTCAACTACGGCCACACGCTGGCCCACGCCATCGAGCGCCGCGAGCGGTACCGGTGGCGCCACGGCGCGGCGGTGTCGGTGGGGCTGGTGTTCGCCGCCGAACTCGGCCGCCTCGCCGGACGCCTCGACGACCAGACCGCGGACCGGCACCGCTCGGTGCTCACCTCGCTGGGACTGCCGGTCGGCTACGACCCCGACGCGCTGCCGCAACTGCTGGAGTACATGGCCGGCGACAAGAAGAACCGCTCGGGGGTGCTGCGGTTCGTGGTCCTCGACGGTCTGGCCAAACCGGGCCGGCTCGAGGGCCCCGACCCGTCGCTGCTCGCCGCGGCCTACTCGGTGATCGGAGGCGACCAGTGA
- the aroQ gene encoding type II 3-dehydroquinate dehydratase, which translates to MSTATTVQVINGPNLGRLGRREPDVYGSTTHDDLVAMVEREAADLGLKASVRQSDSEAELIGWIHAAADAGEPVILNAGAFTHTSIALRDACAELRAPLIEVHISNVHRREEFRHHSYLSGVATGVIVGLGVQGYLLALRYLATR; encoded by the coding sequence GTGAGCACCGCGACGACGGTCCAGGTGATCAACGGACCCAACCTCGGACGGCTGGGCCGTCGCGAACCCGACGTCTACGGCAGCACCACCCACGACGACCTGGTGGCCATGGTCGAACGCGAGGCCGCCGACCTCGGGCTCAAGGCCTCGGTGCGACAGAGCGACAGTGAAGCCGAACTGATCGGCTGGATCCACGCGGCGGCGGATGCGGGGGAGCCGGTCATCCTGAACGCCGGTGCGTTCACCCACACGTCGATCGCGTTGCGGGACGCCTGCGCGGAGCTGCGGGCGCCGCTGATCGAGGTGCACATCTCGAACGTGCACCGCCGCGAGGAGTTCCGGCACCACTCGTATCTGAGCGGGGTCGCGACCGGCGTGATCGTCGGGCTCGGCGTGCAGGGCTACCTGCTGGCGCTGCGCTACCTCGCCACGCGTTAG